A window of Nicotiana sylvestris chromosome 8, ASM39365v2, whole genome shotgun sequence genomic DNA:
GCATACTTAAATGACAAAAATTATaacaattacatattttttgtgattttccttcttttaaaaccaaactaTGGTTTATAATTtcctaaatatattatttttatattatctttttatataaaccaatgattaattaattctaaaaatgcaaTATTAATTCCTGAATGCatatgcatctgcattaccatttttgtttttttgtatttttccttaattagaataaaataaacatgcacagacgaaatgccacgaaaattcaaaaattgcatgcaaagaaaaattatttgtgatttcttttggagtagttcttgtgaggcaaaaatctcGTGTTCACAACGAGAAGccgaataattcttaattataatAAATCCTGAAAAATTAGTTAATCTATAACCCTTAGGTTGTTAGTCTTTGACATTAATGTGAAGATAGGCATCATAATCCTTGAAGATGTTTTGCTTTTTGTTTCTTAATATTCCTCGAAGATTTATTCGGTCGAAAAAGAAAACTAATACTAGTAAAGACAATAATGTATGTTTTCAGACaaaaagaataaaacataaagttgaaaataaataaaagaaaaaacttaCGTCGACACCAGGATTCGAACCTGCGCAGGCAAAGCCCAACAGATTTCGAGTCTGTCTCCTTAACCACTCAGACATATCGATGCTTGCCTGTCAACAATTTCCTTATTATTAATAATGAGCAAGTTATCCATCACTTACTAACTATTTAATCATCAGTCGCCTTTAATAGTCGGGGTTGGTACTAGATACCAGgtgaaaaaacaaaaaagaaaaaataattcgATCATTCTTTTACTTTCATAATAACACATTCCTATTAGCTGCTAAACATATGGGATTCTTTTTTTggggggttggggggggggggggagcaaCAAGGTTAGTAGGTTACTCAGGAATTCTCTTTTTTAATTTATGTGTTCATACCTttttttgtgaaataattaagAGAAAGGGAATAACGCTGAAATGATTGTCTCTAAATCGAGAATTGATTCCCTTAGAGAAACAGTATACATAGCAACCGAAACTCCATGAACAATATTAGCAACCAACTTAATTTGAATCTTTAGTGAATAATTTTCTTACAAAATAATTCTACTAATAAAGGTTTACTCGATAAATGATTTGTGAAATTCATAATCACCTAAATCCGAAATCTTGTACGAAGGCGCGATGTCTTCCGGAAAAATAGacttaaaagattttttttatttagacTGTAAGATAATAGGCTTGCTTTtcatcctttcttttctttctgaaATTACTAGGCTTGTCTATACCCGGTGTGCCCTATTTCACcctttgttttaaaaaaaaaaaaaaaaaaatttattccaTGAGAAAAAGACAGCCAGTAGCCCATTTTAAAATATACTAGTATAAATAATTGAATATATACTAAAActgtaaaaggaaaaaaaatcgcTTTAATGATTTTGCTACTCCACATATAGTCCCGAGCTGCAGTTGGATTCGTTTTCACCATTAGATACAGCAAGGGCTGAAACATAATCCACTTGATAAATGCATTACACTACACAGAAGAAGAATCGATAAGCTAAATACTCCCTCCATTccgtcttttaaaaataaaaaaaataaaaattgactCGGCACACAGTTTTTATTGATTTATATAATATGTTAGTTATTACTAGAAGAAGATATTGAAGTAATGGTTTAAAAATTAGCTTGATAGAGAAAAATCACATCACAGATTAAAATTTGAATTACTTATTGAATTTGAATCATGAAAGCTGTGAAAAagttgaataaaaatgaaaatggtGTCGGACAAGAAAAATCAAATCAATGATTAAAAGTTGAAGAATACAGTGAATTTGAAATTTGGTACTATCTGTGAAAGAATTGTATAACAATTAGATAATGTCAAACACTTTGAGATGTTCCAGAATGAAAAGATTATCAAACATATTGGAGTGGAGAACTAGCACTTTAAAATATGCACACGTCTTAGTGAAATGCAGCCAGTTCAAGAATAAAACTCTTTTGCAGCATCAAGGTGGATTACAAAAACTTCGGTTGATAGAATTGGCTGGGAGCTTGAAACTTACCTATCAGTTGTAAATAATTTCCAACATGGCCACAATTAGCCAGAAGACAAATACCATGACTTGCTATGCAACTGTACAAATTAATATCTACTGATATTGCAGTAGAATAGGAAAAGGGAAGAGGACGGCGGGGGGAGGGAAGAACTGGTTTCCTTCGTCTCTCTAGATGCTATAACGTGTAGTTAACTGATAGCGTTCCGGTTGTTGGTCCGATAAATATTTGCAGCAGATGCTCATAATTGTTTACCAAAATTTCCCTGCATTAGAAAAGATCGCATCATTGTCAAACAGCTAATACCAAAACTTACTGACAAAGGGAATAACACCATCATAAAAAGTCATTCTGTTCAGTTGGTATTTACTATTTAGTTGTCCAAGTTTCTTATGAATGTCTTACAGAATCAAGAGAAGTATACTTTCTCCAAATTTCATAGTTAAACAAGAATGCAGCAATGAAATTAGATGCTATTGTTCTCCTGATTGCTTATATATTACAATCTACGTCATATTCAAGATGAGGTTACTCTCCCAATACCTTCTGCCGTGATGTTTACCAAAGATCATTGTATCAAATTTGATGGTTGCACAATCCAGAAGGCTTTCGATTCTTGTGCATATGAACAGTTGAGATATTAGCAAAGCATATTTCTCtttgtatgatatttttttttttccaCAAAGAGTCCATACAATATTCTTGAGGGAGGGGGAGGGTCCAAATTTTTAATCACCCTACCCCAATTAATCTCGCTTCTTTTTCACTATTAATTTACCTATTTTCTAGATCTCTTAACCTTTGTTCAAATTAACTTTTTCTTTCCTCACCATCGTTTCTATAGCTGTTGTGGAAGACTTTCTCTAGTTTCTTCACTTTCCAACACTCAACCTCTTAAATTCACTCCGACTCAATTTTGGTTAcatcattaattaaataattgcTCATAATAGTTGTAAATGGTTACATAATAGTTGTTGGCGTCAATGGTTACCTCTTCACTATAGTTGACATAAATGATTACATCAGTTGATTCTATGTTTAACATTTGTTTCAAACTGAAGCACGAGCAATTTGTACCACCAGTTTCCTCTATAACTATTAGAATCAAATAGCTACAGGAACTTTTTACCGAGAAATTATTCAGTATTACAAAAGTAACGCTGGGGATAAGGCCCCTGAACCTGACGGATATACCATAGCTTTATCAGAGATGttggtccttccaaaaaggagaCATCATAAAAACATTTAAATATTTCAACAGAGAAGACAAATTATAAATACCCTACATGCTACCTTCATAACACTCACAGCAATTGAGTAAAAAGACATTCAATATTTCAGTCATTTGGGTAGCATATACAAAAACATTTCACGTGGTGACTAGGAAACTGATCCGTGAATCTCAGAATGCATTTGTAGAGGGAGGAAAATTCTGGATGCGCATAGTGGCCAACAAATGTTTGGATACAAGGAATAGCAAAGGGTAAAAGGAGTCATTTGCTAACTAAACCTGGAGAAAGCATATGACCGTGCTAACTGCACCTTTTTGCTAGATTTGATGAGAACTATGGGATTTCGAATGAACGGAATCAATATTAGAAAGCATGTAACTTGTCGATACAGTCAGGTACTTGATCCTAATGAATGGCACCCCAATAGACTGCTTCCAGCCACAAATTGGGTTGAAGCAAGGGGCCCCTTGTCTCCTTTCCTCTTACTGTTACTTGTGCAAGTCCTCGGTAAAATGATTAGCAGGCAGTAAAAAGGAAATTGATCAAGGAAATTTCATTGGTAGTGAAACACAAAACATGATTGGTATTCCACATCCTATATGCAGGCGATATCCTGGTACTCTATGGTGCAGAGGAAGGCAAAGAGCAGTCTCTCTTCTGTTAGAAATGGGAACAATATGGAGTCATTAGCAGCTATATAAGGACGTAAACAGAAAATTTCCCTTCTATGTACTTGGGCTTCGTGTCGGAGCTAAACATGGTCACATAGACATGCTGATCTGTGACAGAATGTGGTGGAAAACGTGAAAACAGGCTTGCTTCATGGGAAAGGCAATATCTTTCTTTGGGGAGTAGAATCACCCTAATAAATAGTTTAGTGGATGGGATTCCATGTCATTACATTCAACACCTCAAAAGGAAGTGAAACAACTGGAATACGCTTGGTAAGGTGGAGGTCTGGGGATTACACACCCTTAAAAGTGGGGAATTAGAGACCTCAGGATGCAATGTGGAAGAAAGTTAGAGACCTCAGGATGCAATGTGGAAGAAAGTTAGAGACCTCAGGATGCAGTGTGGAAGAAAGTTATCATCACAAAAGTATGGTTTGGATGAGCCATGGTGCACTAAACAAACAGCTCAGGCATATGGTGTATCTCTCTCGAAGAGAATTAACAGCCACTGGGGTGAATTTCAAAAATTAACACAGATTGTAGTAGGTGATGGACAAAAACCAGAACGTGGATTGACCCATGGTTTGATCAAATCCTTTGAGAGAGGCCTTCCCTGAAGTTTTGGGCATAGTTTTAACCATGAGGCACTATTACAGAATGCTGGAATAGTGAAATATTGCATTTAGGGCTTAGGAGGAACTTTTTGACTGTAAAATAGAAAACTTAGCACAATTACTATTCATACTAGAAGGCGTACAAACTCAGCCAGATAAACCAGATTCTCTAGTCTGGAAAGGAGATAAGAATGGCAATTCACTGTTAAACTATGCTACCAATTGCTGAAGTTTCCAGCTGATGCACAAGAGAATTGGCCCAGAAAAGCAATCTGGAGAACAAAAGCTTCCCTAGAGCAACTTGTTTCGGCTGGTTGGTTGTACATGAAGCATGCTTGATGGAGAAAAATTTATCAGAAAATGAGGATTTAAAGTGTGCAGTAGACTTTTTCTATGTGAAGACAAACACTGAGTTCTCTGCTAAACCCTGTTCTTAAATGTTTCTGTGGAGCAATGGGCATATCAGTCAATGCTAAAGGAGGCAAGTATGTAGCTGGAATGGACAGAAATTGAAGAAGCGACTCAAAAACTTTTGGAACACTTTCCCATTGAACACTTCTTGGTCTTTGAGGAAGGGAAGTGATAGCATTCATGAAATCTTAACTCCATTGGAGACGAAGGAATTTCAAGATGTAAAGTACAGAGACAATAGCGCAATCTCTCTCATATATTATTCCGGAAGTAACACTATGTATACAAGTACATAGAGCCCTAACTgtggaaaaaatcaaaaaaaaaaaaaatcctataaATTTGTTGTGAATCCATATAATTCTGCTAGCTATGTACATTACATTAGCATATGTCTAAATTCATTATGtaaccccccctcccccctcgAGCTGGAGCATAGATGttgatcatgcccaacttgtTACAAAGGTAATCAACTCGAATTCCATTCAATGCCTTTGTGAATAAGTCAGCTAGTTGCTCTCATGTCTTCACGTAGCCGGTGGAGATCAAATTCTCCTGAATCTTCTCCCGAATAAAAGTAAAATGATAGTCAACCtcaatatgcttagttctttcaTGATAAACTGGATTTGACACAATACGGAGTAgtttgattgtcacaccaaagtTTTGCTGGTATTAGATGCTGCAATCCAATTTTAGTTAAAAGATGATAGTATCCACGTAATCTCACACGTAGACTGTGCCATAGCTCTATACTCGGATTTTGTACTGTATCGAGATACAACACTTTGCTTCTTACTTTTCCATGATACCGGGTTCCCTCCAACAAAGATACAATAACCTGTAGTAGATCTTCTATCAATTTTGTATCATCTGCAAAACACCTAATAAGAGTATGGTTGTGATTGTTATATAATATGCCAAGTCCAGGAGCTCCTTTCAAATAACACAAAATCTGTTCCAAAGCTGCCGAATGTTTGACTACTGGTGCGGACATGAACTGGCTCACAACACTTACGCAAAAGCAATATCTAGACGAGTCATAGTAAGGTAGTTTAATTTCCTAACTAACCTCTTGTATCTCTCTGGATCATCAAAAGGATCACCGTCGTCTTTCATAAGATGCACATTAGGAACCATTGGGGTACTACAAGGTTTAGCTACCAACTTTCCAGTTTCTGCAAGTAAGTCAAGAATGTACTTTCTCTGAGATAAATGAATTTCCTTCTTGCTTCTATTTACTTCTACTCCCAAAAAGTATTTCAACTGGCCCAAGTCCTTTGTACGAAACCAAGTACGCAGAAAAGACTTAAGGGAAGAAATCCATAAATAGTCACTTCCTGTGATAACAAAGTTATCAACATATACAACAAGGAAATCGTGCCAACTGTTGATTTCCGATAGAACAAAGAGTGATCGCACTTGATCATTTTTAGCCCTAATTCCTGAACTACCTCACTGAATGTGCCAAATCAAGCTCGTGGACTATACTTCAAGCCATACAAGAACTTCTTCAAATGACAGACTCTCCATACTCCCCTTGAGCAACAAAACCAagtggttgctccatatataaTTCCTTCTGAAGATCAACATGAAGGAACGCAATCTTGATATCCAGCTGATGTAAAGGCCAATTCTCGAACGCAACTAGAGAAATAAATAATCGGATAGAAGTGATTTTGGCAACCGGAGAGAAAGTGTCGGAATAATCTACCCTGTAAGTTTGAGCATATCCTTTAGCCACAAGTCCGACCTTAAGTCTTGCCACagaactatttggattaactTTAGCAGTAAAGACCCGTTGCATCCCACCGGTTTCTTTCCCTTTGGTAAATCCACCAAATCCTATGTGATTATCCTCTAAGGCATGTATTTCCTCAAGCATTGTATCAGACCATCCGAGATGATACAAAGCCTCCTTTTACTATTTTGGGTACCAAGATGGAGTCTAGAGAAACAATCATAGATCTAGACGTAAAGGGTAAGTGGTCATAGGAAACAAAATTAGCAATGGAATATAAGAATTTGCAAGTACGTGTACCTTTGCGAAAAGCAATATGAAGGTCAAGGTTTTCTGGAGGATCATGTTGAGGAGGATCACATGAGGAAGGAACTAGTGCGAGACATGTATTATTTGTCTCTTGCTTACGCGGATAAATTTGAACAATTGGAGGTCCTGATAACAATGTTGGAGTAAGTGTTGAAGGCACAATAATCGATTGCTGCTCAATATAAGAACTAGGAGATGGAGAAATATCATCTGATTGTTCTGTCAAAGTACGGGTAACCTAACATACTAGCCATTCATTCCCTCCCTTTGGCTTGTAGAAATGGGAGGTGCATAGAAAAATGGTGTAGTCTTTGAAAATACCGCATTAGTCGACACCAAATATTTGCCAAGTTCAATAGAATAACACCATACCCCTTCTGAAGGCGAGAATAGTCCAACAAACATACTTCAATGCCTTGGGATCCAACTTGGTAACAGATGATCGAACATCTCGAACATAACCTATGCTTCCAAACACCTTAGGTTCCACTGGAAATAATGACTTGTTCGGAAAAAGAACACTATAAGGCACATTACCATCACGCACGGTAGATGGCATGAGATTAACTAGAAAACAAGTCGTAGAGACCGCATCAGCCCAGAACTGTTCAGGAACCTTAATTTGAAACAAATGTACTTGTTAATTAGCATGATTTTaggagatttgattatatttagGAGATTTGATTTTATTctaattttatttgatttgatttgatagcTAGATTGAGTgtatagatttattttatttccttaattagcatTAGGAGCTTTGTATAAATTCTCTTACTCATGGGATGTAAACATACACATAAATACAAGAAaccttttcttcttctcaaaatctACATGGTATCAGAACCATTGTTACATTTTTGAGGTGAGTTATCTCCCTCGCAGCACTAGAGTTCCTTTTTTTATCAAAGAGGTCGAGTTTTCTCTCTCTTGTTGGTTTTCGGCAACACAAACTCCTTCTAATTTCCTTCTGATTGGGCGGAAATATGGAGATATTCAAGGAGATGGTTTCTGGAGAAATCTTGTCTTCGGATGAAATTCACCTTCTCCGTCGCCTCCTAGCCAAACTTGACTCCGCTAATGTTGCCACATCCAATCATGTGCAATCAGGTACTGCCTTTGCTGATAACTTTAATTCTTGGATTGTCGATTCTAGTGCAAATAGACACATGACAGGCTCTTCTAAAGGCATTCAAAACTATTCTCCGTGTCCCAAAGAAGATAATGTTAAAATAGCTAATGGTTCTTTAACACCTATCTCTGGAATAGAAACTGTCATTTGTACTCCCAATATTAAACTATCATCCGTGCTCTATGTCCCTGAGTTccctatcaatcttttatctgttAGTGCCATCACCAAAGCTCTAAATTGTAAAATCGAGTTCTTTCCCGATCATTGTATTTTTCAGGATCTTCAAACAGGGAAAAGGATTGGCAGTGGTAGATTGCGTGATGACTTGTATATATTAATGGGATTCAAAACTCTAGTTAAGCCTTTTTTGGGGAAAGTAAGGATGTCAACCAAGAAATAATACAACGGCATAAACGGTTAGGACACCCATCATTCTTTGTTTTGAAGAAGTTATATCCCGATTGGTTTTCAAGGACTCGATTTGAATCTTTGTTCTGTGATGTGTGTGAATATGCCAAGCATACTAGAAACTCTTATCCTGTGAGAGATAATAGAAGCACAACTCCGTTTATGACTATTCATTCTGATGTATGGGGTCCTACCCAAACTGTTTCTTTGTCTGGTAGTCGATGGTTTGTTACTTTCATTGATTGCTGCACTAGGATGACTTGGGTATATTTGTTAAAAGCCAAAAGTGAAGTTTTCTCTTGTTTTCGGTCATTTCATAAGATGATTTGTACTCAGTTTGATGCAATAAAAATCTTGGGAACTGACAATGGCAGCGAATACATGGATAAAAGATTTAGTGCTTATTTGGAGTCCAATGAGATAGTCCATCAGACTAGTTGTCCTTACACTGTGCACAAAATGGGGTCGCTAAAAGAAAAAATAGGCATCCGTAAAAGTAGCAAGATCTCTTATGTTCAccatgcatctaccaaaaccttACTAAGGGAATGTTATTCTAACGGCTGCTTATCTTATCAACAGAATGCCACTTAAACCCCTCAATTTCAAAGTCCTCTGGATATTTTAAAGGGTAAGAATGAATATATTGTTCCTCCAAAGGTGTTTAGGTGCGTTTGCTTTGTCCACACTAGAAATTTTGGGAAACTTGATCCTAGAGCTATAAAGTTTGTTTTCATTGGGTATTCTCCGACACAGAAATGTTACAAATGTTATCATCCTCCCTCTAAGAGATCTTTTGTTAGCATGGATGTTACCTTTCGAGAATTTGAGCCCTATTTCAGTATTACCTCATCACCTCTTCAGGGGGAGAGCAGTAAGGAGGAAGAGGTGATTCTACCTAGTTCCATTATTGGACCTCTTGATGACATTGTCACAGGGAAAAGTGAAATTGGAGAAAGAATTCAGGGGGAGACGATTGGACGTTTGGATAGGCCTGATTTGAAAACTTACTCAAGGAAAAATAGAGCAGAAGAAGCCATCATGCAATCTACTAACATTGAACCTTCTTCTACTGGTGAGTTATCTACATTTCCTAATGAGTTAGATGAACCTATTGCTCTCAGAAAAGGAGTCAGATCTTGTACCTCCAAATTTATCTATTTTGTCTCCTAAAATTCTTTGTTTCCCTCCTATAAAGCCTTTACCTTATCTATTTCTTCTGTGTCTATTCCCCAGAATTAGAGGGAAGCTTTTGTAGATCCTAAATGGAAACAAGCTATGATTGAAGAAATGAAGGCCTTGTCAAAAAATGAGACATGGGAACTTGTCACTTCACCACCAGATAAGAAGTTGGTTGGCTCTAAATGGGTCTTTACTGTGAAGCACAAAGCTGATGGCTCAATTGAAAGATTCAAAATAAGATTGGTGGCCACTCAGACTTATGGAGTGGATTATCAAGAGACATTTGCCCCTGTTGCTAAGATGAACACTGTTAGAATTTTTTTATCTTGTGCAGCTAATCTTGATTGGGACATCAAACGGGTAAACTCACTCTTCTCatagtttatgttgatgatatagtAATGACAGGAGATGATAAAGAGGAGATGTCTCGATTGAAAAAGTTGTTGGCACATGAATTTGAGATCAAATATCTAGGAAAATTGTAGTATTTCTTGGGAATTGAGGTTGCTAAATCCAAAAGAGGAATCTTTATTTCTTAAAGGAAGTATATCCTGGATCTTTTGAAAGAAACCGGTACGACAGGTTGCAAACCCGCAGAATCCCCCATTAAAAGCAATCACAAGTTACAAAGCGGAGTTGGAGAATCAGTTGATAAGGAGAGATATCTGAGGCTGGTTGAAAGACTCATTTATCTCTCTCACACTAGACCAGACATAGCCTATTCAGTTAGCTTGGTGAGTCAGTTCATGCATGATCCCCGAGATCCTCATATGCAAGTTGTCTTTCACATTTTGCGGTATCTGAAGTCTACTCCAAGGAAAGGTCTACTTTTCTCCAAACATGATCACCTCCAAATAGAAGCCTTTATAGACGCGGGTTGGGCTGGATCTCTAGATGACAGAAGATCAACATCCGGTTATTGTACGCTCGTAAGAGGAAACTTGGTTACTTGGAAAAGCAAGAAGCAAAGTGTAGTTGCTAGATCAAGTGCGGAGGCAGAATATAGAGCTATGGCCCTGCTTTGGCTACAAAAGCTACTACAGAATTTGAAACTATATGAAAAAAGGAAAACTTTCCTTGTACTGTGACAATAAAGCTGCCATCAGTATAGCTCATAATCCAGTCCAGCATGACCGAACAAAGCATGTGGAAATTGATCAACACTTCATCAAAGAAAAAGTTACAACTGATGTCTTGAGTTTGTTTCATGTGCCATCGGAAAAACAACTAGCTGATGTGTTTACCAGAGGTCTCAACAAGCGAACTTTCCATACTTTCAGCTGCAAGTTGGGCATGTGCGACACCTTTGCACCAACTTGAGGGGGAATATTGATTAGCATGATTCAAGGAGACTTGATTTAGGAGTGT
This region includes:
- the LOC138875803 gene encoding uncharacterized protein; amino-acid sequence: MEIFKEMVSGEILSSDEIHLLRRLLAKLDSANVATSNHVQSGTAFADNFNSWIVDSSANRHMTGSSKGIQNYSPCPKEDNVKIANGSLTPISGIETVICTPNIKLSSVLYVPEFPINLLSVSAITKALNCKIEFFPDHCIFQDLQTGKRIGSGRLRDDLYILMGFKTLVKPFLGKKCYKCYHPPSKRSFVSMDVTFREFEPYFSITSSPLQGESSKEEEVILPSSIIGPLDDIVTGKSEIGERIQGETIGRLDRPDLKTYSRKNRAEEAIMQSTNIEPSSTGELSTFPNELDEPIALRKGREAFVDPKWKQAMIEEMKALSKNETWELVTSPPDKKLVGSKWVFTVKHKADGSIERFKIRLVATQTYGVDYQETFAPVAKMNTVRIFLSCAANLDWDIKRSTPRKGLLFSKHDHLQIEAFIDAGWAGSLDDRRSTSGYCTLVRGNLVTWKSKKQSVVARSSAEAEYRAMALLWLQKLLQNLKLYEKRKTFLVL